aaaaaaaaaaagatcggataaaagattttgtttgttctgatcgttttttttttgtttttcgctCTCTCTCTGTTCTATTTTTAGAACGTCATCTTTGCTTGATTCTTCTTTGAAATCTGTTTGACCTTGCCTGGTTTTAATTCGTTAAAGACATAGTCTTGTATTTCAGACAAAACCTTCTTCTTGTCTGAAAATGACTTTACCTGTAACTTGAGTATTTCCGATCTAGTTTCTCCAAATCAATGGATAAGAAGAGAATCAgaaaaatattctcttttttggtttttcaataTATCTTATGAtcgattttattattaatttttatatatatgagtggtcttttttttattgagtttgTGATTCTTTTTTGCTGATGTTTTTTACAGAATCCGATTCCACAGATGGAAGTATGTGCTGTGGATCAGACCGATTAAATCAGATCTTGTCATCAACATCTTCGTCGCCAGTTTCATTTGAGGATAACAATCTTGTTACAAACTTAGTCATGAATCACTTGAGAGTCGAAACAGAGGATACCTTTGCGAGCTTGCTTGAGCTCGCTGCTAACAACGACGTGGAAGGTGTAAGGCTGTCTATTGAGAGAGACCCTTCTTGTGTAGACGAAGCTGGTCTCTGGTACGGTCGTCAGAAAGGTTCTAAAGCTATGGTCAACGATCAGAGGACTCCGTTGATGGTTGCTGCTACTTATGGAAGCTTAGATGTGATCAAGCTTATTGTTTCTTTGACTGATGCTAACGTGAACCGCGCTTGTGGGAATGATCAGACCACCGCGCTACACTGTGCTGCTTCTGGTGGGGCTGTGAATGCTATCCAAGTTGTTAAGCTGCTTCTTGCGGCTGGAGCTGATTTGAATCTTTTGGATGCTGAAGGTCAACGAGCTGGTGATGTTATTGTTGTTCCTCCTAAGCTTGAAGGTGTTAAGCTTATGCTTCAGGAGCTTCTCTCTGCTGATGGATCATCGACCGCTGAGCGTAATCTACGGGTTGTTACAAATGTTCCGAACAGAGGGTCTTCTCCGTCGCATTCTCCTACTGGAGAGAATGGTGGGTCGGGGTCTGGCTCTCCCCTTGGTTCTCCGTTTAAGCTGAAATCGACTGAGTTCAAGAAAGAGTATCCCGTTGATCCGTCTTTACCTGACATCAAGAACAGTATCTACGCGACTGATGAGTTCAGAATGTATTCCTTCAAGGTTAGGCCTTGCTCCCGTGCTTATTCGCATGATTGGACTGAGTGTCCTTTTGTTCACCCGGGTGAAAACGCGAGGAGAAGAGACCCGAGGAAGTTCCATTACAGCTGTGTTCCGTGCCCGGATTTTAGGAAAGGAGCTTGTAGACGAGGAGATATGTGTGAGTATGCTCATGGTGTGTTTGAGTGCTGGCTACATCCTGCTCAATACAGGACACGCCTTTGCAAAGACGGAACAGGCTGTGGTCGGCGTGTTTGTTTCTTTGCGCATACACCTGAGGAGCTTCGACCTTTGTACGCATCCACTGGTTCAGCAGTTCCTTCGCCTCGTTCGAATGCTGATTATGCAGCAGCTTTGAGTCTACTTCCTGGCTCTCCATCAGGAGTCTCTGTCATGTCTCCTCTTTCGCCATCATCAGCCGGGAATGGGATGTCTCATTCGAACATGGCTTGGCCACAGCCGAATGTCCCTGCTCTGCACTTACCTGGAAGCAATCTACAGTCAAGCAGGCTAAGGTCTTCTCTCAATGCAAGAGATATCCCGACAGACGAGTTCAATATGTTAGCGGATTACGATCAGCAGCAGCTTCTCAACGAGTATTCCAACTCATTGAGCCGCTCTGGTCGGATGAAATCAATGCCTCCTTCGAATCTTGAAGATCTTTTCTCAGCAGAAGGCTCTTCGTCTCCTCGGTTTACTGATTCCGCTTTAGCTTCCGCGGTGTTCTCGCCCACTCACAAATCCGCTGTGTTCAACCAGttccaacaacagcaacagcagcagcagcagcagcagagcaTGTTGTCTCCAATCAACACAAGCTTCTCTTCACCAAAGAGCGTCGATCACTCATTGTTTTCAGGTGGAGGAAGAATGTCTCCTCGGAATGTGGTTGAGCCAATTTCACCAATGAGTTCTCGTGTTTCCATGTTGGCTCAGTGCgtgaagcagcagcagcagcagcagcaacagcaacaacaacaacatcagtACCGTAGCCTTAGCTCGAGAGAGCTCAGAACAAACTCAAGCCCAATCGTTGGTTCACcggtaaacaacaacaacaacacatggTCATCATCCAAATGGGGTTCCTCAAATGGTCAACCGGATTGGGGAATGAGCTCAGAGGCGCTTGGTAAG
The sequence above is drawn from the Camelina sativa cultivar DH55 chromosome 4, Cs, whole genome shotgun sequence genome and encodes:
- the LOC104782682 gene encoding zinc finger CCCH domain-containing protein 30-like, with the translated sequence MCCGSDRLNQILSSTSSSPVSFEDNNLVTNLVMNHLRVETEDTFASLLELAANNDVEGVRLSIERDPSCVDEAGLWYGRQKGSKAMVNDQRTPLMVAATYGSLDVIKLIVSLTDANVNRACGNDQTTALHCAASGGAVNAIQVVKLLLAAGADLNLLDAEGQRAGDVIVVPPKLEGVKLMLQELLSADGSSTAERNLRVVTNVPNRGSSPSHSPTGENGGSGSGSPLGSPFKLKSTEFKKEYPVDPSLPDIKNSIYATDEFRMYSFKVRPCSRAYSHDWTECPFVHPGENARRRDPRKFHYSCVPCPDFRKGACRRGDMCEYAHGVFECWLHPAQYRTRLCKDGTGCGRRVCFFAHTPEELRPLYASTGSAVPSPRSNADYAAALSLLPGSPSGVSVMSPLSPSSAGNGMSHSNMAWPQPNVPALHLPGSNLQSSRLRSSLNARDIPTDEFNMLADYDQQQLLNEYSNSLSRSGRMKSMPPSNLEDLFSAEGSSSPRFTDSALASAVFSPTHKSAVFNQFQQQQQQQQQQQSMLSPINTSFSSPKSVDHSLFSGGGRMSPRNVVEPISPMSSRVSMLAQCVKQQQQQQQQQQQQHQYRSLSSRELRTNSSPIVGSPVNNNNNTWSSSKWGSSNGQPDWGMSSEALGKLRSSSSFDGDEPDVSWVQSLVKESPTDAKEKAATSSSSGENVKQPNPMEPVMDHAGLEAWIEQMQLDQLVAQQN